A single region of the Rattus rattus isolate New Zealand chromosome 8, Rrattus_CSIRO_v1, whole genome shotgun sequence genome encodes:
- the LOC116906848 gene encoding developmental pluripotency-associated protein 3-like, with amino-acid sequence MEEPSEKVNPVVDPETPQMKDEEGSSDDSEVPQPETLVQVMKTLTLNPSANQSAHRLSLHHRIGSSPVENRSERILREVQSAFPKRKVCTLLLVLKDPIARMRRFVRIEQRQRRLEGNEYKGNTEPFICPCTFCHYQRWDPSENAKTRKN; translated from the coding sequence ATGGAGGAGCCATCAGAGAAAGTCAACCCAGTTGTGGACCCAGAAACTCCTCAGATGAAAGATGAAGAGGGCTCATCGGATGATTCAGAAGTCCCACAACCAGAAACACTAGTACAGGTCATGAAAACGCTAACCCTGAACCCCAGTGCCAATCAGTCAGCACATCGTCTCAGCCTCCATCACCGGATTGGGAGCAGCCCTGTGGAGAACAGAAGTGAAAGAATCTTGAGGGAAGTTCAAAGCGCCTTCCCCAAGAGAAAGGTCTGCACCTTGCTGTTGGTGTTGAAAGATCCTATAGCAAGGATGAGAAGATTTGTTCGGATTGAGCAGAGACAAAGAAGGCTTGAAGGAAATGAGTATAAAGGGAACACTGAGCCATTCATATGTCCCTGCACTTTCTGCCATTATCAGAGATGGGATCCTTCTGAGAATGCTAAAACCAGGAAGAATTAG